The proteins below are encoded in one region of Flavobacterium sp. IMCC34852:
- a CDS encoding AraC family transcriptional regulator: protein MKKHPIYNIDHFKADLGKKELYINTFKNHLKAHSFIEKPHRHNFYLLVLFTNGNGTHEIDFTRYDIKPGSLFVLQPGQIHNWQLSADIEGYIFFYSQEVYNLYFGNKKIEDYPFYQSVMNQPEIVFEIEELKLLLPYFDLMVTESQSNTQRKEEKLLNLLDCIHIEISRKYLSTENHKTHSYNYKIHRLEQLLEQYFQTQKSPSFYADKMNITLKHLNRICKDILNQTVTELITNRVILEAKRLLTNASKTVNQVADNLGFDNYSYFTRLFKKQTGITPSEFRKTLN, encoded by the coding sequence TTGAAAAAACATCCGATTTACAATATTGATCATTTTAAAGCTGATTTGGGCAAAAAAGAGTTGTACATCAACACTTTTAAAAACCATTTGAAAGCACACAGTTTTATTGAAAAACCGCATCGGCACAACTTCTACCTGCTGGTTTTATTTACGAATGGTAACGGCACGCACGAAATTGATTTCACCCGATACGACATCAAACCCGGAAGTTTGTTTGTGCTCCAACCGGGACAAATCCATAATTGGCAATTGTCTGCAGATATTGAAGGATATATTTTCTTTTACTCACAGGAAGTTTACAACCTCTATTTTGGCAACAAAAAAATAGAAGATTATCCATTTTACCAATCAGTAATGAACCAACCGGAAATTGTTTTTGAAATAGAAGAATTGAAACTACTTCTGCCCTATTTTGATTTAATGGTTACCGAAAGCCAAAGTAATACTCAGAGAAAAGAAGAAAAATTATTGAACTTACTCGATTGCATCCACATCGAAATCTCCCGAAAATATCTTTCAACGGAGAATCATAAAACGCATTCTTACAACTACAAAATTCATCGGTTAGAACAGCTTTTGGAACAATACTTTCAAACCCAAAAATCGCCATCATTTTATGCTGATAAAATGAACATCACACTCAAGCATCTCAACCGAATTTGCAAAGATATCTTAAACCAAACCGTCACCGAATTGATAACAAACAGAGTCATTCTGGAAGCCAAAAGACTTTTAACCAATGCTTCAAAAACCGTAAATCAAGTCGCTGATAATTTGGGATTTGACAATTATTCTTATTTCACGCGGCTATTTAAAAAACAAACCGGAATAACCCCAAGTGAGTTCCGGAAAACCCTAAACTAA
- a CDS encoding DUF3810 domain-containing protein, with protein MYVWISHFSRTLLGKIPFSVGDILYGIVIFYCIYWLFKYRKKPWKDKVWTILSFISVAYFLFHFLWAFNYYRVPLFEKMTIKREYTEAALVSFTEKLIIKTNAVQFAITKDSLKKVNNPYTQDSIFKLTQNGYDNLAKQYPMFTYEIPSRKKSLMSLPLTYMGFGGYLNPFSNEAQVNDKLPMYGFPNVVCHEMAHQIGYGSESECNFIGFLAGLKNNDLYCQYSALSSALRYCMSNIGMKNEKEFNRLKQQINPGILKNYQESEAFWKQYDTFIDKAFHTFYDQYLKSNQQEDGIDSYSKFVDLLVNYYKGKEIK; from the coding sequence TTGTATGTTTGGATTTCACATTTTTCACGTACACTGTTGGGAAAAATTCCTTTTTCGGTTGGCGATATTCTTTATGGAATAGTGATTTTTTATTGTATATACTGGCTTTTCAAGTATCGAAAGAAACCCTGGAAAGACAAAGTTTGGACAATTTTGAGTTTTATCTCTGTAGCCTATTTTTTGTTTCACTTTTTATGGGCATTCAATTATTATCGCGTGCCGTTATTTGAAAAAATGACCATCAAACGAGAATATACGGAAGCAGCGTTAGTCTCTTTTACCGAAAAACTCATTATTAAAACCAATGCCGTTCAATTTGCCATAACCAAAGACAGCTTAAAAAAAGTCAACAATCCGTACACCCAAGACAGTATTTTTAAATTGACTCAAAACGGCTACGATAATTTGGCCAAACAATACCCAATGTTCACTTACGAAATCCCAAGTCGGAAGAAATCTTTAATGAGTTTACCTCTGACTTATATGGGATTTGGTGGCTATCTCAATCCGTTTTCAAATGAAGCTCAAGTCAATGACAAGTTGCCTATGTACGGTTTTCCAAATGTGGTTTGTCACGAAATGGCACACCAAATAGGTTATGGCAGTGAAAGCGAATGTAATTTTATCGGTTTCTTAGCCGGACTCAAAAATAATGATTTGTATTGTCAGTACTCGGCTTTATCCAGTGCTCTGCGTTATTGTATGTCGAACATAGGAATGAAAAACGAAAAAGAATTCAATCGTTTGAAGCAACAAATAAATCCAGGAATTCTCAAAAATTATCAGGAGAGCGAAGCCTTTTGGAAACAATATGATACCTTCATTGACAAAGCTTTTCACACTTTTTACGACCAATACTTAAAGTCAAATCAACAAGAAGACGGTATTGACAGTTACAGTAAGTTTGTGGATTTGTTGGTGAATTATTACAAAGGAAAGGAAATAAAGTAA
- a CDS encoding aminoacyl-histidine dipeptidase gives MSQDIRNLEPKALWNKFADLNAVPRPSKKEERVIEFMKNFGNSLGLETFEDDIRNVIIRKPATPGMENRKTVVLQGHLDMVHQKNNDTNFDFLTQGIDMYVDGDWVRAKGTTLGADNGLGVAAIMAILESKDIPHPAIDALFTIDEETGMTGALNLKGGILKGEILLNLDTEEDDEIDIGCAGGIDVTATRKYNQEETPEGSVGYTITVKGLNGGHSGMDINKGLGNANKIMNRLLFDGFENFGLQIAEINGGSLRNAIPRESVAKVIVAGMYDEAFVFDMQEIINDIKTEYKTTEPNLTIEIVKSDLPSKVMDLGVQEGLLRSIYAAHNGVYRMSADMEDLVETSNNIARVIVKDGDISIQNLTRSSVETSKMDLANGLRSAYELFGCEVEFGGSYPGWTPNVNSEILDVLVNIYEKQNGAKPNVVACHAGLECGILGTNYPGMDMISFGPTIHGAHSPDERASIKSSQKFWKFFLEILANIPERK, from the coding sequence ATGAGCCAAGACATCAGAAACCTGGAACCCAAAGCCCTTTGGAACAAGTTTGCCGATTTAAATGCGGTACCGCGTCCATCCAAAAAAGAAGAGCGTGTAATTGAATTCATGAAAAACTTCGGAAACAGTTTAGGATTAGAAACTTTTGAAGATGATATCCGAAATGTAATTATCCGTAAGCCGGCAACTCCGGGTATGGAAAACCGCAAAACCGTTGTATTGCAAGGGCATTTAGATATGGTTCATCAAAAAAATAACGATACCAATTTCGACTTTTTAACGCAAGGTATCGATATGTATGTGGATGGCGATTGGGTTCGTGCCAAAGGAACTACTTTAGGTGCTGACAACGGTTTGGGTGTAGCCGCGATTATGGCTATTTTGGAAAGCAAAGACATTCCGCATCCTGCCATTGACGCCTTGTTTACCATAGATGAAGAAACCGGAATGACCGGTGCTTTGAACTTGAAAGGCGGCATTTTAAAAGGAGAAATTTTACTGAATTTAGATACCGAAGAAGATGACGAAATCGACATCGGTTGTGCCGGCGGTATTGACGTAACGGCGACCAGAAAGTATAACCAAGAAGAAACACCGGAAGGTTCTGTAGGTTACACCATCACTGTAAAGGGGTTGAATGGCGGACATTCGGGAATGGATATCAACAAAGGTTTGGGGAATGCCAATAAAATTATGAACCGTTTGTTGTTTGACGGATTTGAAAATTTTGGTTTACAAATAGCCGAGATTAATGGTGGTAGTTTGCGCAATGCGATTCCGCGTGAAAGTGTGGCCAAAGTGATTGTAGCCGGCATGTATGATGAGGCATTTGTGTTTGATATGCAGGAAATCATCAATGACATCAAAACCGAATACAAAACGACGGAACCTAATTTGACCATTGAAATTGTAAAAAGCGATTTGCCTTCGAAAGTAATGGATTTAGGTGTTCAGGAAGGTTTGTTGCGTTCGATTTATGCTGCTCATAACGGCGTATATCGTATGAGTGCCGATATGGAAGATTTGGTAGAAACCTCCAATAATATTGCCCGTGTGATTGTAAAAGACGGCGATATTTCAATCCAAAATTTAACGCGTTCCTCAGTGGAAACTTCTAAAATGGATTTGGCCAATGGTTTGCGTTCGGCGTATGAATTGTTTGGTTGCGAAGTCGAATTTGGCGGCAGTTATCCGGGTTGGACACCAAATGTGAATTCAGAAATCTTAGACGTTTTGGTCAATATTTACGAAAAACAAAACGGCGCCAAACCCAATGTAGTGGCTTGTCATGCCGGATTGGAATGTGGTATTTTAGGAACGAATTATCCGGGTATGGATATGATTTCTTTTGGACCAACCATTCACGGAGCACACAGTCCCGACGAAAGAGCTTCGATTAAATCTTCTCAAAAATTTTGGAAGTTTTTCTTGGAGATTTTGGCGAATATCCCGGAGAGAAAATAG